From the genome of Erinaceus europaeus chromosome 1, mEriEur2.1, whole genome shotgun sequence:
ACTATGCCCATGTTCTAACACTTAGTTTGTAACTTACTGTCTCAGTCTTTCCCCTTGAAAGTAATGTAGGGAATTTAGACAGTGGGATTTCTCAtgtattaaaattttctttcactCTATTAGTTCCAGAAGGAATTTCCATACACTTTAAAGAACTGTTAGGGCTTCTAATCCTTTTTCTGACTACCCcagaatctaatttttttttcctccagggttatcactggggctcagagcctgcactgtgaacccactgctcctggaggctattttctccattttgttgcccttgttattgttgccattgctgttgttgttgggtaggacagagagaaatcaggagagatggggaagacagagaggaaagatacctgcaggactgcctcaccacctgtgaagcaacaacccctacaggtggggagtcaggggcttgaaccaggatccttacggcatccttgcactttatgccacgtgcacttaacctgctgtccgACCTCCcagaatttactttttattgcctACCTAGTTTGGCCACCAACACAAAACATTGGGAATTTTATACCCTTCCCCAATTCTTTCTTTAGAGTGTGACCAATTAAAACCTTATTATTCAACTTTGAAGTTTGAAAACCAGAAATGTTATTCATAGTGAAGACCTAAACATAATTTTCAAATGAACTTGGGTGCTATGCTTTCACTCTTCTACTGGCTTAATCCTAGTCATCAGTGACTCTATTAAGAGGAGCACACAAAACACTGATGCAAAGCCTATCAGAGATATCTTTTGATCATGTTTTACAAATGAAGATGCCCACTCTCCATTTCCAATCCCCTGTTGCAATTTTCCTTCAGAGTATTTCTTCTCCACTAGGCAACTCACTAGACACAAGTTTTACAACTGTTTTTGGGTAACTATTCAATTTTTTTCACTGTTACATTTCTAGAATAACATTACACTTGAACAAACGTGAGGGTGAGTTGGCTGGATAATGGATAATATCAAAAGCTATTTAAATACTGACATAATTAGATGTAGCATTTATCAAAGTCTGGAAAGCAGCAACTGTGTTTGTGACCAAGGAGACAATACAACACAAGGAACTTATGTGAAAGGTCCGaggtttgacccccagcaccaccacaagccagagctaagtggtgcaAACAAAACAACTTGCCCAAGTTTGTGTGGCATCACTACAATAAAGAACATAATTATCCAGGTACTACTACTCTTACCCTAAAAGACTCAAAAATATAAATTTCATTAACTATTCCATGTTTAAGTTAATATAGTCACTTTGGTCTCACTCTAGAAAGATCATCTGAAATTTCTCAAAAGCTATCAGTAAATTTTCTCCATAGTTTGAGAATTATCTGAGCCCAGATTTTAAGAACTAATATCTTAGTGACTCTAGTTGTCTATTTGAAAATGTTTTCCTGTTTGAAAGTAGTCATCAGagggtcagacagtggcacacctggttgaacacgttACCAatcccaagaacccaggtttgagcccccgatcaccacctgcagagggaacactgcacgagcagtgaaacatgtctgcaggtatctttctctcctcctatctcccctctcaatttgccaTGTCAAAAAacatagtaaaaaagaaaagaaaaagcatgccaggagtggtgggttcacagtgctggcaccaagtcccagtgataccttggtaccaattaaaaaaaataaagaaaaaggaaagaaaaaaaaggaaagaaagttaggaaggaaggaaagatggatcaTCATCAGTGACCTGGAAAGTGGTGGAGTGGATTAAAGTGTTGAGTCCTTAATGCATGTACCAGAAGGCCCGATTCTTTCTCCTTaacattctcatgaataaaatttataaaatcttATCTGAGCTTTCCTATGAGttttaaaaacaacttaaaaTAATTTGagtgtaaacatttaaaaatcagcCAGTCCCAACTTGTCATGGAGCTATGGCAACCTAGTCTTAAGAAGTTGGCTCTGCTCTAGGAAACAAacattacaataaaataacataCTTAATCAGGTAACAGCTGAGATTTCTAGTAAAGGAAGAATCACCACTATCTGAAGGTTTGTGACTGCAAATGTACAGCAAGCTCAGGAAGGGTAGGAGAGAACAACTCAAGCAGAAATGTAGTGCATAGCCAGTGGGCATCATATTTACAATCACTTCAAATCCATGTGGCAAACTTAAAGGGTCCAAGACTATTCACTAAAAAAGGAGTttagggggtctgggtggtggcacacctggttgagcacacgttacaatgctcaaggacctgggtttcagcccccagtccccacctgcagggggaaagctttgcaagtggcgaagcagggctgcagatgtctctgtttctctctattacgccctcccctctagatttctgtctctacccaataaatataataaaacttaaaaaaaaaaaaagagcttaggACTGCTGTATAAAACAGTATAACCCAAAGTCCCCTGAGCAAAACCAAATAAAGTCATTTGGCATCTTAAAGAATGAACACTGTATCCTTGTGGTAACTGGGGGAACCAAATTCTAAAGTGTCCCACTGCCAGAGACCCTGGCGATCAAAGTAAGACTGCCATGTGGTCGGGAAAGGGACTTTTCCCACTTTGAGGAAACAGTATGGGAAGAGAAGGAAATCTGGGATCCTCCTTTTCCCACCCTCAACCAGGGCTTTGTTTAAGGGACATCAGGTGCCAGAATACTACGTCACTTCTTCAAAACTCCTCTTGTACACAACAGGTCTCACAAACAACAGGAATCAAAACAGACAAGTTGAGGAGAAAAATGAGGTGACTCTTTGAGAGACTGAAGACTCCATTAGAAAAGTGATTATCAGAATTACAGGGATCTCAGAAGAGTAAAAAAGGTAGAAgtcatatttaaagaaataatagcagaGGATTGTCCAAATCTGAGATTTGGTCAGGATATGGATATTCAAGAAGCAGAGAAAACACTCACTCTCAAACTCAAACAGGCCTACACAAAGACATATCACTgtgaaattatcaaaagtcaaggacaaagaaaaaattacaAGCTGTCTGGGAAAAGAAGAATTTGACTTATAATGGCACTGTAAACAGATTTTCAGCAGACTTTTCTGCAGGAACTTGGAAGCTAGAAGAGTAGTATAttcatggtgtttttttttttaatctttttatttattattggacacagatagaaattcagaggggaaggacagaaagggaaagagaagagagacacctgcagatctggttcaacacttctgaagctttcttcctgcagatgaggaccaggggcttaaacctgggtccttgtgcactgtaatgtgtatgcttaaccagatgtgccatcaccgtCCCCCTATTCAGttttaaaagacaacaaataCCAATTACACATACTTTATCCTGCAAAGCTATTATTCAAATACAAAGGAGCAATCAAAACAGTACTAGACATACAATAATTAAGAGTTTGTCATTGTTAAGACCCGTCTTGCAGAAATTACTGAGtgtcaaagagaaagaaacaagtacTATTTAACTCTCTAAGTGATACACAGTAAAGCAGACCTAGGAAAATAAGTCATaaatatgagacaactttaaagtatgaaaaagaagaaatataggaTGTCCAAAGACTGGTGAGATTAGATTATCTGATagactctgatatatatatattacatgcacttttatttatcacATTTACAGTCCTGCCTTGTTGAgtgatattttctcttataatttttaatcttacatttttaaaagaaattatcatCCTTATAATAtcttgaggttctttaatttggtgtttatGCTCAGTactcttgttgctatagtttatatgTTACCAAAGGACCTgtgtttctctgaaagacaaatactgtatggtttcactcatatgggcaatataaagaatgaaaacacatgaacttaaaaaaatgtgTCAAACTGTCCCTAAGACTGTGAAAACCATGGTGATTAacattgggggtggggagccaaaggAGAGGACTCTCGTGGTGCAACTATAATACTCCTGTAACCTTATGATGTTGCAAACCATTATTAaggttctaaataaataaataaataaatcagtccaGAAGGTAAATTAAGTATTTGTGCCAAACTATTACAGTTATTGGGCCAGTTCTGAAATATTTGTGCTAATGAAAGTGCTCTGACTAGCAAACATATTCTCAGACATTTTGGCTTTAAACATTTACTCTGTGAACACGACCAGTAATAACCAAAACTCCTCCTGTTCTTCAAAATCCCAAAATTTAACTTAGGTTTCACTCATTAAACAAGTCTTGGCAAGCTTCTGCATGTATTCTCAGATCAATAGAACACCTTGTTAGTAAACTAGCAAAGTGCATTTTGACTCTGTGGTCACTGTTTAGATCATGTAATAGCAAGAAATTAGGGTGTGGAATATGTTTTTAGAAGACAGCAGAGTTGACTCATATAAACTTGCTAAACCAACAGAACCAGCTTACCAGAACAGAGATTTTCTTGCCTCACAATAGAATCAAATGGTTTTCTTCAGAGGCTGTCATGTGGACTTTTAAGTTCAGAGATGAGGATGTCATCTGTGTTATAATGAAGTGACTACAATGAAGTGAAACTGGAAGCATGAAGAGATCCCTTAATCTAATGACAAAATATTCTAATGGTATAATGGTACATTCTTTGTGATTTGGAATGACATTTGTATTTCAGAAAAATCTTTTTCCAGAATCTCAACAGAACAGCCCATATTAcaggaaaaatacaaaataacagTAACTGCAAATTGGTAATACAAATTTGGAAGTACAGATTGGGAAGGACACTTtacattgcttcttttttttttaataaagggaaACGAACTTAGACATATGTCTCAAACATATGCAACACCAATAATCAGCCTTCTttaactcaattttttttaatcttttttttttttgatagagacagaaattgagaggggggagtgggggaagagaaaggtaagaTCTAGAGCACTATTTCATGACTCTGGAagtttcctttctgcaggtggggactgggggtgtgaacccaggtccctgtacattataacatttgctcaaccagatgcaccaccacccagcccaggctAGTGTAGTTCTTAAGAAAATGGCTTCATGTGAAATTCATGCTCATCAACTCTCACTCGAGTAAGAATTGATTAAAAACTAAACCAAATGTTCAAGTACAAAATTAAGAAGCTCCTAAGAAGGTTTTCATCCCATAAGAGGATACTTAAGATTTCTTGACACATATGGGTTACTCGGGCATGCTTGTTCTTATAAAACTACTTGTGGCACAGAAATATGCACTCTGCTTCTAGTGCTACTACATTTTTCAAAAGTAGTTCAGTGAGGTGTGTTATAAATAGCTGTCTGTATTAATTATTCCTTTAAAGATTcataatgaatgaaaaaaagaaccATAAGGAGGAGGACAAGAATGTACACCCTGTGCTTTATGATGGAGTACATGCCCTGCATATATGAGGGCCTGGGCTCAGGAGGGGGGCATCATCTTCAcgtttgtttaaaataaaaagatgttttcCTACCTAGTCATTTTATAACTACTTTTAAACTACTTTCTGCAATTTATATTCAAGTgatttagtaatttaataataatgatctactaataaatcattttaataaaCAAAAGGAGACTAATAAAAGATACTGAAGTAGGGACTAAAAGCAGAAGCAATTAAGATGAATCAATGTTTGGATTATATCTACCAATTTCTGCTGTGTAAGGGGAGAAGTCAGAGCTGCCACCCAGTGGCAATATGAATCTTTAAATGGTTTGAAAATTGAAAAAGcagaacttaaaagaaaaaaaaaaaaatcaaacccccAAATAAAAACTCCACAAACTAGACAACTTCAATTTTAACATCATTAATTTCAGTGTATCAAATGCCTGTTTATAAGATATCAAAAAGGGGAAATACTCATTTAAACAGGTAGCACTAAGGAATATTTTTAAGTATCATGTGACTTCCTACTGTTTACTAAGGAATGTGGTCTTAGTAAGTACATTCAATGAAAATATTGAAGGGTACTTAAACTTCTAAAATTAATATTGGGGGAAAACTATGTTACTGGTTTTCCTTTGTGACCTACTAACGCAGATTCAGTACTTTACAATAAATTTATAATCCAAAgagaatgatttaaaaaacaagttTCTCTAACCAAGAGCACATCCTATCTATTCCTTGGGCATACATTGATTCTAGTGTTCCAAAGCTCAAAGCTGGAAGGAGAAAATGACAGTAACAGAAATATCATGCCTAATCATTATTGTTTAGAGTTGGAGAAAAATCAAGAACCTTACTGTCTGTAGTTTTCTCAAAACTGGCCACAGCTCTTTTCACACTGGCACAGATGTTACATATCCTAATATACAATGCTTTGGTAAACTAACACCATGGGAAAAATAACACTAGAGCATTCATTTACAGTTCAAACAGCTAAATATTAGAGACAGTTTTGCTGTATTAATTAGATGAGAACCACAAAAAATACTTTTGGAAGTCAGGTAGTTTTGTTCCCAAcatttgtaataaataaaaattgtacaaGACATATTTTCTGATTTATGTCCTCCCTTTTTGCTTTACAATGAAGATATTTAAAATGATGGCAGACACAGAGTACTTGATATTTACAATGGCTTGTGACAAATACAATACCTGAAAATAATTTCTAAGTTTCcatttattattgctatttagtCACAGAAAAGATTAACACTCTCCAGAAATTTATTTTAGCATATACCATATAGTGATAAAATAACTTTGGATGGTGAGAAATCATTATGGATGTgactaaaaaggaaataaagggaagtcAATAAGGAAATATTCTTCCATATAAAGACTTTTGATATGcattatatttttcaaaatatacaACCTTAGTaataaaagcaaagaaacaaaacagaagaccAAGAATAAAGAATTGCTATATGCAGATAATTTGCATATGTAGTATATACGTATGGGCTGAGCTATAATAAAAATAGTTATGTATTATAGTCAATTCTCATACAGAGTTAGAAAGAGCAATTTCCAATCAAGTATGATTGGAACAACATTTTCTCAGTCTTCAATTACAGGATGCATTACAGCTGTGCAACAGTCACTTCTGGTCAACAGCATCATGATAAATGCTTGATAAGATATAATTTCTCTCCTTGTTCACTTGTAAAAATTGGCGCCTTTTTGTAATGTTCTACAAGTTCTTCCATGGTGCTGAATTTACGCTGCCCAATGCAGTAGACAGTCTCTTTTAGCTGAACTTTAAAATGCTTGTTTTTCCCTTGTGCTTTTAGTGATACTGAGAAATCATTTGGctaaaagagaaaacattttgAAAGACATCTTTTAGTATCTTAATATTAAACAAGTAACAACTGAGATTGGGCACTGTGCTAAGCCACTTACATAGACTGTCTCCTTGCCTCCTCAAAAaaactcattttacagatgaaaacaGATGAAAACAATTTACAGATGAGTCTAAGAATAAGTTATCCAAGCTCATTCATCTTGTTAATAGAGAGTCAGTATTTCAAACTCAAGTAGTCACACCCTAACGACTTCTAGCTAGTATCCACAGCACAGCCTTAAACTTAGCATCTGAGGCACAGGAGCTATCTTCTCTCTAGGGTCAGTCTACTATAGAAACACAAGAGAAAAACTCAAGATAATCATTCTTTACCAAGAATAACTAATAATAGTAGTACAAAGTAACTGGGACTAATATTCTGAAtgctcagaagttgaaaaataaaaaatgagaatgtAAGCTTTCATAAACTTAAAAGCCTACAatggggaagaaggggagaagaaaaacaagtgggagggccaggcagtagcacaatgggttaagtgcaaatagtacaaagcacaaggatacacataaggatactggtttgaggccctggctccccatctgcatgggaatcacttcataagtgatgaagcaggtctgcaggtgtctccccccaccccatctccctatctcctctcaatgtctctctgtcctatccaataaaacagaaaaaatggccaccaggagcagtggattggtagtgcaggcaccaagccccagcgataaccctgaaggcaaaaaaccaaaccaaaacaaaaaagcaagtggAAGGGTACATGGACAGAGGGAACAGCAGTGCCTGGAGTTAACAACAGGGCTCAATACTGGCAGGGCACCCAATTTTAAAAGggaaattgttattattataatacACTTATAAATTTctaaatattaacaacaaatgcAAATGTATAAAAAATACTGTGCAGGTCAGATACAATCTGTTTGAGACCTCTACTTAAAAACTTACACTGCTAAAAATGGTGTATTTTAGCTAACACCTGTGATTGCAAGAAAATATGAAGTATTCTACAatcaagctttcttttttaaaggaatttattatgagaggaaaaaatgaatgaagaatgtaggaaatgttatgcaatacaaactattatatttcctgttgactataaaacattaatgccccaataaaaaaaataaaaaagaatgaagaaacagaaagagtgtgtgaccagaatactgctcagctctggtacatGGCAGTGAGAAAGGGATTAAATCCAGGATTGTTGGGGGGCCTTAGGCATGTAAGTTCTATGCTCtcatgctgagctgtctccctaggCCTGACTACTTTAtttaggtttcttttctttcttcctttcaattatctttatttatttatttgctacagAAAGACAATCAAGtgggaagagggtgataaagagggagatagacatctgcagccctgcttaccacttgcaaagctttccctctgcaggtggggaccaggggctcaaacctgggtccttgtgcattgtaactaacatgtgcactcaaccaggtacgccaccaccagctcctaggtttctttcttccttccttcccttctttctcctttctttaaatCTAACGCTTATTGAACTGTCTGTATCAATCCAAAAGGTCTTTTTCATGTTTACTGTCAAGATTTTAAACAGTGGGTATCCTGGAAACATGCCCATATTTACAGTTATTTTACTACCAACTCGAAGTTTGAACCTTTACTAACCCTCTGCCTAACTCTTGTTCTAGGAAGCTGGGTTAGACCAGGCACCTAGCAGAAAATATACCCCACTACACTCTTTCCTGTGCCCAATCACCTGCTTGTCTGAGAGGTATGGTATAGGCCCCATTTCCTTATTTCATTCACATCAAGCAGCTCTCATACAGTCtcagtgtctctccttttatATGCAAATTTCACAACAGGTAAGTTTCCTTCTATTCAAACACACAtacccccaaaacaaacaaaccaccaaTACTAATActgatttactaatttttgtgtaGTGTAAATGTGCTTCATGCCTCCATTCCTGGGCcgtttttttccccattctttttatttcagagaggaagagagaccggggtgggggaggaaaaCACACCCCAGCACCTACTCTACCACTGTGGAGCTTCCCAGTGCCCTGGTGTGCCCATGTAATTCTGGAATTTGAAATCAGCATCTAATGCATATATTGTCTACCAGATAAGCTATCCTGGTTCTACCTAATGGtgatttaaaaagtaatagtATCCTttacagagagaaactaaagtTATCTAAGGGAAATGAGTATCATCAAATTCTACTATCTCAGACTTTTCAGTTTCATACAACAGAAATTATCTCTGGCTCTTTCTGGTTAACTGTCCTTATGAGTAAGTTACCCTTCAGAGGTAGGATGGTAAGGTATTTTCTCTCCATTCCTTTAAACTTCCTGCTTACTTAAAAGACCCTAATAACATACTTCACCTCTCAGTGTCGATTCCTAAATAATCACCCAATTCCAACACATGATGGCTGTTAAATGTCCCTCCCCAATCTATCCATTTCATGTCTCACTTGACTAAACCCAAATAAATTTATGTTTTCCACTTCCCTTAGTTATTTCAGGAATATAAAGCTAATAGAACTAGCTATGGTCAAATAATCCTATATGGTGCCATTGATAGGTCTAtactttatcaaaataaatatggTCAGAAAGAACACTGACTTTAGCTTCAGAGTATTTCTGTTGTCATTGAACTCATTAAACTGGTTCATTACGGCAATCACTTAAGATCTCCAATCTTCTACTTATCAACACTCAAGACCATTCTCATTTACCTATGAAAACAAACTTACCGAAGATTCACTGTCACGAATGAGAAAATCGCCTTCATGCCCTCTTTCATTTAATGCCATTTCTGCTTGGTGCCTAGTGACTTTCCCATAATACCATGGATTTCCAGCAAACTTTCCAGTGAGAGAAGGTCTAATGTAATCACACTGTGGAGGTGATGGCTCCAAGCCTGAGGTTAACGGATTATTTTGCATAATGGTGACATAGTTTTTTGGCACCAAACCAACCATTCCATTGATCTTCCTGCACTTCCACCACTCAGGATCATTTTCAGGCTTCTCAATAACATCCATTACATCTCCTTTCTCAAAATTAAGTTCTTCATCATTGGATGAGCTGAATGGGTAAAGAGCCTGTACCACATGTAACACTTGTCCAGTACTTAGGTTATTAACAACAG
Proteins encoded in this window:
- the NCK1 gene encoding cytoplasmic protein NCK1 isoform X1, whose amino-acid sequence is MAEEVVVVAKFDYVAQQEQELDIKKNERLWLLDDSKSWWRVRNSMNKTGFVPSNYVERKNSARKASIVKNLKDTLGIGKVKRKPSVPDSASTAEDSFVDPGERLYDLNMPAYVKFNYMAEREDELSLIKGTKVIVMEKCSDGWWRGSYNGQVGWFPSNYVTEEGDSPLGDHVGSLSEKLAAVVNNLSTGQVLHVVQALYPFSSSNDEELNFEKGDVMDVIEKPENDPEWWKCRKINGMVGLVPKNYVTIMQNNPLTSGLEPSPPQCDYIRPSLTGKFAGNPWYYGKVTRHQAEMALNERGHEGDFLIRDSESSPNDFSVSLKAQGKNKHFKVQLKETVYCIGQRKFSTMEELVEHYKKAPIFTSEQGEKLYLIKHLS
- the NCK1 gene encoding cytoplasmic protein NCK1 isoform X2, with the protein product MGWVWGVSVLPNRPGSSRRIILGCVNKLTKENSRFLFRMDWLNVFKDFFSIGKVKRKPSVPDSASTAEDSFVDPGERLYDLNMPAYVKFNYMAEREDELSLIKGTKVIVMEKCSDGWWRGSYNGQVGWFPSNYVTEEGDSPLGDHVGSLSEKLAAVVNNLSTGQVLHVVQALYPFSSSNDEELNFEKGDVMDVIEKPENDPEWWKCRKINGMVGLVPKNYVTIMQNNPLTSGLEPSPPQCDYIRPSLTGKFAGNPWYYGKVTRHQAEMALNERGHEGDFLIRDSESSPNDFSVSLKAQGKNKHFKVQLKETVYCIGQRKFSTMEELVEHYKKAPIFTSEQGEKLYLIKHLS